A part of Thermus oshimai DSM 12092 genomic DNA contains:
- a CDS encoding P-II family nitrogen regulator, producing the protein MELVRLKLVTIVAESLLEKRLVEEIKRLGAKGYTITPARGEGSRGLRSVDWEGQNIRLETIVSEEVALKILKKLQEEYFPHYAVIAYVENVEVVRGDKYI; encoded by the coding sequence ATGGAGCTGGTGCGGCTGAAGCTGGTGACCATCGTGGCGGAAAGCCTCTTGGAAAAGCGGCTGGTGGAGGAGATCAAGCGCCTGGGGGCCAAGGGCTACACCATCACCCCCGCCCGGGGGGAGGGTTCCCGGGGCCTCAGGAGCGTGGACTGGGAGGGGCAGAACATCCGCCTCGAGACCATCGTAAGCGAGGAGGTGGCCCTAAAGATCCTGAAGAAGCTCCAGGAGGAGTACTTCCCCCACTACGCGGTGATCGCCTACGTGGAGAACGTGGAGGTGGTGCGGGGAGACAAGTACATCTAG